One segment of Salvelinus alpinus chromosome 1, SLU_Salpinus.1, whole genome shotgun sequence DNA contains the following:
- the LOC139580004 gene encoding BEN domain-containing protein 6-like isoform X1 — protein sequence MRRKTIAKRIFDLEYEEEEEEDPKYEDFGITTSHSQPPCHRLQKRRKHTHPVKENVEENPPCNTAHQKLKTRQVLVSDNPSVERIEDGDFMAEGLGGLQSRSKADLVAMVLSMQREMDNLREQIRCLTACGKLARNLEALIERTEMWSSSTDRRTTSPSMPEILVRSGAMTTSALLASPGVLNGCWAGKLEPPHPHQNGYPPGSHEGGSQINGPPLYQEFITAELLDRCNTGTTAQKLTNDLLRGLYERDCLASHSISGIVNNKRGQPKPALPADEIQAILRAVQHYFPGKTDSEIKGYIRQKLQNEAKRLRKKPHLAVKVEPEAGAESTFYI from the exons ATGAGAAGGAAAACAATAGCAAAGCGCATTTTCGACCTCGAatatgaagaagaggaggaggaagaccctAAATATGAAGACTTTGGCATCACGACATCGCACAGCCAGCCTCCATGT CACAGACTGCAGAAGAGAAGAAAGCACACACACCCGGTGAAAGAGAACGTAGAAGAGAATCCACCATGCAACACCGCTCACCAGAAGTTGAAAACGAGG CAGGTACTAGTGTCAGACAACCCCAGTGTCGAACGCATCGAGGATGGCGACTTCATGGCAGAG GGTCTTGGAGGCCTACAGTCACGCTCAAAGGCTGACCTGGTTGCCATGGTGCTGAGCATGCAGCGAGAGATGGACAACCTGAGGGAGCAAATCAGATGCCTCACAG CGTGTGGAAAGTTGGCACGTAACCTGGAGGCCCTGATCGAGAGGACGGAGATGTGGTCGAGCAGCACGGACCGGAGAACTACATCTCCCAGCATGCCTGAGATCCTGGTGAGGAGTGGTGCCATGACAACGTCGGCCCTGCTGGCCTCTCCAGGGGTGCTGAACGGGTGCTGGGCGGGCAAACTagagcccccccacccccaccagaATGGATACCCTCCAGGGTCTCATGAGGGGGGTTCCCAGATCAACGGACCACCCCTCTATCAGGAG TTCATCACTGCGGAGCTGCTTGACCGCTGTAACACGGGGACCACTGCCCAGAAGCTGACCAATGACCTGCTCCGGGGCCTCTATGAGAGGGACTGCCTGGCCTCTCACTCCATCTCCGGCATCGTCAACAACAAGAGGGGCCAACCCAAGCCTGCCCTGCCTGCAGACGAGATCCAGGCAATACTGA GGGCGGTGCAGCACTACTTCCCAGGGAAGACGGACTCGGAGATCAAGGGCTACATCCGCCAGAAGCTGCAGAACGAAGCCAAGCGGCTCCGCAAGAAGCCTCATCTGGCCGTGAAGGTGGAGCCAGAGGCCGGGGCGGAGAGTACTTTCTACATCTAA
- the LOC139580004 gene encoding BEN domain-containing protein 6-like isoform X2, with protein sequence MRRKTIAKRIFDLEYEEEEEEDPKYEDFGITTSHSQPPCHRLQKRRKHTHPVKENVEENPPCNTAHQKLKTRVLVSDNPSVERIEDGDFMAEGLGGLQSRSKADLVAMVLSMQREMDNLREQIRCLTACGKLARNLEALIERTEMWSSSTDRRTTSPSMPEILVRSGAMTTSALLASPGVLNGCWAGKLEPPHPHQNGYPPGSHEGGSQINGPPLYQEFITAELLDRCNTGTTAQKLTNDLLRGLYERDCLASHSISGIVNNKRGQPKPALPADEIQAILRAVQHYFPGKTDSEIKGYIRQKLQNEAKRLRKKPHLAVKVEPEAGAESTFYI encoded by the exons ATGAGAAGGAAAACAATAGCAAAGCGCATTTTCGACCTCGAatatgaagaagaggaggaggaagaccctAAATATGAAGACTTTGGCATCACGACATCGCACAGCCAGCCTCCATGT CACAGACTGCAGAAGAGAAGAAAGCACACACACCCGGTGAAAGAGAACGTAGAAGAGAATCCACCATGCAACACCGCTCACCAGAAGTTGAAAACGAGG GTACTAGTGTCAGACAACCCCAGTGTCGAACGCATCGAGGATGGCGACTTCATGGCAGAG GGTCTTGGAGGCCTACAGTCACGCTCAAAGGCTGACCTGGTTGCCATGGTGCTGAGCATGCAGCGAGAGATGGACAACCTGAGGGAGCAAATCAGATGCCTCACAG CGTGTGGAAAGTTGGCACGTAACCTGGAGGCCCTGATCGAGAGGACGGAGATGTGGTCGAGCAGCACGGACCGGAGAACTACATCTCCCAGCATGCCTGAGATCCTGGTGAGGAGTGGTGCCATGACAACGTCGGCCCTGCTGGCCTCTCCAGGGGTGCTGAACGGGTGCTGGGCGGGCAAACTagagcccccccacccccaccagaATGGATACCCTCCAGGGTCTCATGAGGGGGGTTCCCAGATCAACGGACCACCCCTCTATCAGGAG TTCATCACTGCGGAGCTGCTTGACCGCTGTAACACGGGGACCACTGCCCAGAAGCTGACCAATGACCTGCTCCGGGGCCTCTATGAGAGGGACTGCCTGGCCTCTCACTCCATCTCCGGCATCGTCAACAACAAGAGGGGCCAACCCAAGCCTGCCCTGCCTGCAGACGAGATCCAGGCAATACTGA GGGCGGTGCAGCACTACTTCCCAGGGAAGACGGACTCGGAGATCAAGGGCTACATCCGCCAGAAGCTGCAGAACGAAGCCAAGCGGCTCCGCAAGAAGCCTCATCTGGCCGTGAAGGTGGAGCCAGAGGCCGGGGCGGAGAGTACTTTCTACATCTAA